From a single Pseudomonas sp. A34-9 genomic region:
- the yejK gene encoding nucleoid-associated protein YejK, which yields MPIRHCIVHLIDKKPDGTPAVLHARDTELAESAAIENMLADLNESYNAKQGKAWGLFHPESGAFPFSGWLKEYMEGGKDFTAFSKVAVEHLQKLMEESNLSVGGHVLFAHYQQGMTDYLAIALLHHSEGVAVTDELDVTPSRHLDLGQLHLAARINVSEWQNNKQSKQYISFIKGKNGKKVSEYFRDFIGCQEGVDGPGETRTLLKAFSDFVESEDLPEDSAREKTKTLVDYASSQAKLGEPMGLEELSELIDEERPKAFYDHIRNKDYGLSPEIPADKRTLNQFRRFTGRAEGLSISFEAHLLGSKIEYDEEAGTLVIKGLPTSLTDQLKRRN from the coding sequence ATGCCGATCCGTCATTGCATCGTCCACCTGATCGACAAAAAACCCGACGGCACGCCCGCAGTTCTGCACGCCCGTGACACCGAACTGGCCGAGTCTGCTGCCATCGAAAACATGCTCGCCGACCTCAACGAGAGTTATAACGCCAAACAGGGCAAAGCCTGGGGCCTGTTCCATCCGGAATCCGGAGCGTTCCCGTTCAGCGGCTGGCTGAAGGAATACATGGAGGGCGGCAAGGACTTCACTGCGTTCAGTAAAGTGGCCGTCGAGCACCTGCAAAAGCTGATGGAAGAATCGAACCTGTCGGTGGGCGGCCACGTGCTGTTCGCCCACTATCAGCAAGGCATGACCGATTACCTGGCGATCGCCCTGCTACACCACAGCGAAGGCGTGGCTGTAACCGACGAGCTGGACGTGACCCCGTCGCGCCACCTCGACCTCGGCCAGTTGCACCTGGCGGCGCGGATCAACGTCTCCGAATGGCAGAACAACAAGCAGTCCAAGCAGTACATCTCGTTCATCAAGGGCAAGAACGGTAAAAAGGTTTCGGAATACTTCCGCGACTTTATCGGCTGCCAGGAAGGCGTCGACGGCCCGGGTGAGACCCGCACACTGCTCAAGGCCTTCAGTGACTTCGTCGAGAGCGAAGACCTGCCGGAAGACTCCGCCCGCGAGAAGACCAAAACCCTGGTCGATTACGCCAGCAGCCAGGCCAAACTCGGCGAGCCGATGGGCCTGGAAGAACTGTCCGAGCTGATTGACGAGGAGCGCCCGAAGGCCTTCTACGATCACATCCGCAACAAGGACTATGGCCTGTCGCCTGAGATTCCGGCGGACAAACGCACCCTGAATCAATTCCGCCGCTTTACCGGCCGCGCCGAGGGCCTGTCGATCAGCTTTGAAGCTCATCTGCTGGGCTCGAAGATCGAGTACGACGAAGAAGCTGGAACCTTGGTGATCAAGGGCCTGCCAACGTCTCTCACCGATCAGCTGAAGCGCCGTAACTGA
- a CDS encoding HU family DNA-binding protein translates to MALTKDQLIADIAEAIDAPKTTARNALDQLGQIVADQLENGGEITLPGIGKLKVTERPARTGRNPSTGAAIEIPAKKVIKLVVAKGLTDAVNK, encoded by the coding sequence ATGGCTCTTACTAAAGACCAACTGATCGCCGACATCGCTGAAGCTATCGACGCGCCGAAAACCACCGCGCGTAACGCTCTGGACCAACTGGGCCAAATCGTTGCCGATCAGCTGGAAAACGGCGGCGAAATCACCTTGCCAGGTATCGGCAAGCTGAAAGTGACCGAGCGTCCTGCCCGCACTGGCCGTAACCCTTCGACTGGCGCTGCCATCGAAATCCCTGCAAAGAAAGTGATCAAGCTGGTTGTGGCCAAAGGCCTGACCGACGCTGTGAACAAGTAA
- the rlmF gene encoding 23S rRNA (adenine(1618)-N(6))-methyltransferase RlmF — MNAPRTPKPARKKPDSATPAKTAEPREKASLHPRNRHQGRYDFPALIKTTPELAKFVITNPYGKESIDFASPDAVRVFNRALLKSFYGIQHWDIPADYLCPPVPGRADYVHFLADLLASMNDGKVPRGAIVNVLDIGMGANCVYPLIGNSEYRWHFLGSEIDPTAAAAAKAIVQSNDLSKVIQLRQQENRKHILIGLLEPGERFDLTMCNPPFHASMDEATKGSERKWRALGKADPKRKLPVLNFGGQSAELWCEGGEARFVTQLIAESANFQHKVLWFSTLVSKASNLPAIETALKKAGVLESQVVEMSQGQKQSRFVAWTFQTKSEQQIWRRERWTR, encoded by the coding sequence ATGAACGCCCCCCGCACACCCAAACCTGCGCGCAAGAAGCCTGACTCCGCGACCCCGGCCAAGACCGCCGAGCCGCGTGAAAAGGCCAGTCTGCACCCGCGCAATCGCCATCAGGGTCGTTACGACTTCCCGGCGCTGATCAAAACCACGCCGGAACTGGCGAAGTTTGTGATCACCAACCCGTACGGCAAGGAAAGCATCGACTTCGCCAGTCCCGATGCGGTGCGCGTGTTCAACCGGGCGCTGCTCAAGTCGTTTTATGGCATTCAGCATTGGGACATCCCGGCGGATTATCTCTGCCCGCCTGTACCAGGCCGCGCCGATTACGTGCATTTCCTCGCCGATTTGCTGGCGAGCATGAACGACGGCAAGGTGCCGCGTGGCGCGATCGTCAACGTGCTGGACATCGGCATGGGCGCCAACTGCGTTTATCCGCTGATCGGCAACAGCGAATACCGCTGGCACTTCCTCGGCTCCGAGATCGACCCGACCGCCGCGGCGGCCGCCAAGGCCATCGTCCAGTCCAACGATCTGAGCAAGGTCATCCAGCTGCGCCAGCAGGAAAACCGCAAGCACATCCTGATCGGCCTGCTGGAGCCGGGCGAACGCTTTGACCTGACCATGTGCAATCCGCCGTTCCACGCTTCGATGGACGAAGCGACCAAGGGCAGCGAGCGCAAATGGCGCGCATTGGGCAAGGCCGATCCGAAGCGCAAACTGCCGGTGTTGAACTTCGGCGGGCAATCGGCGGAGTTGTGGTGTGAAGGCGGCGAAGCGCGCTTCGTGACGCAACTGATCGCCGAGAGCGCGAACTTCCAGCATAAGGTGCTGTGGTTCAGCACGCTGGTGTCGAAAGCTTCGAACCTGCCAGCTATCGAAACCGCACTGAAAAAGGCCGGCGTGCTGGAAAGCCAGGTGGTGGAGATGTCCCAGGGGCAGAAGCAAAGCCGTTTCGTGGCGTGGACGTTCCAGACCAAGTCCGAGCAGCAGATCTGGCGCCGCGAGCGCTGGACGCGCTAA
- a CDS encoding valine--tRNA ligase — protein MDKTYQPHAIETSWYNTWESENYFAPQGAGDSYTIMIPPPNVTGSLHMGHGFNNAIMDALIRFRRMQGRNTLWQPGTDHAGIATQMLVERQLEAQGQNRHDLGREKFLEKVWEWKDQSGGNISRQIRRLGSSVDWSRERFTMDDGLSEAVKEAFVRLHEDGLIYRGKRLVNWDTKLHTAISDLEVENHDEKGFLWNLKYPLADGAKTAEGNDFLIVATTRPETMLGDSAVAVNPNDERYKALIGKFVELPLVGRRIPIIADDYCDPEFGTGCVKITPAHDFNDYEVGKRHNLPLMNIFDKNANVLPAAQVFNLDGTLNESIDGQIPAEYAGLERFEARKQIVAAFDAAGLLVSVDDHNLKVPKGDRSGTVIEPWLTDQWYVSTKPLAEPAIAAVEDGRIQFVPKQYENMYFSWMRDIQDWCISRQLWWGHRIPAWYDESGKVYVGRDEAEVRAKHNLGPDIALQQDNDVLDTWFSSGLWTFSTLGWPEQTEFLKKFHSTDVLVTGFDIIFFWVARMIMLTMHLIKNEDGTPQVPFKTVYVHGLVRDGQGQKMSKSKGNVLDPLDIIDGIELEELVQKRTSGMMQPKLAKKIEKQTRDEFADGIASYGTDALRFTFCSLASTGRDIKFDMGRVEGYRNFCNKIWNAARYVLDKGEDCGQNGEAYELSLADRWIISQLQRTEAEVTRQLDQFRFDLAAQALYEFIWNQYCDWYLELSKPVLWDENAPVERQRGTRRTLVRVLEVALRLAHPFMPFITEEIWQRIAPLAGIQGKTIMLQAWPVANEERIDPAAENDIEWLKELMLGTRNIRGEMNIGPGKPLPIYLKNVSAEDQRRLTENEALLKKLARLESITVLAAGEEAPLSATALVGEMEVLVPMAGLIDKGAELARLDKEILRLQGEVQRVGGKLSNAGFVDKAPAEVIEKERAKLAEAEQALGKLAEQHARIASL, from the coding sequence ATGGATAAGACCTACCAGCCGCACGCCATTGAAACTTCCTGGTACAACACCTGGGAGTCCGAGAACTACTTCGCCCCGCAAGGCGCGGGCGACTCCTACACCATCATGATCCCGCCGCCGAACGTCACCGGCAGCCTGCACATGGGCCACGGTTTCAACAACGCGATCATGGACGCGCTGATCCGTTTCCGCCGCATGCAGGGTCGCAACACTCTGTGGCAGCCGGGCACCGACCACGCCGGTATCGCCACGCAGATGCTGGTGGAGCGTCAACTCGAAGCCCAGGGCCAGAACCGTCACGACCTGGGCCGCGAAAAATTCCTCGAGAAAGTCTGGGAGTGGAAGGATCAGTCCGGCGGCAACATCAGCCGTCAGATCCGCCGCCTCGGCTCGTCCGTTGACTGGAGCCGTGAGCGCTTCACCATGGACGACGGCCTCTCGGAAGCGGTGAAAGAAGCCTTCGTGCGTCTGCACGAAGACGGTCTGATCTACCGCGGCAAGCGTCTGGTCAACTGGGACACCAAACTGCACACGGCGATTTCCGACCTCGAAGTGGAAAACCACGACGAGAAAGGTTTCCTGTGGAACCTGAAATACCCGCTGGCTGACGGCGCGAAAACCGCTGAAGGCAACGATTTCCTGATCGTCGCGACCACCCGCCCGGAAACCATGCTCGGCGACTCCGCCGTCGCGGTGAACCCAAACGACGAGCGCTACAAAGCCTTGATCGGCAAATTCGTCGAGCTGCCACTGGTTGGCCGCCGCATCCCGATCATCGCCGACGATTACTGCGATCCTGAATTCGGCACCGGCTGCGTGAAAATCACCCCGGCCCACGATTTCAACGACTACGAAGTCGGCAAGCGCCACAACCTGCCGCTGATGAACATCTTCGACAAGAACGCCAACGTGCTGCCAGCCGCACAGGTGTTCAATCTCGACGGCACACTGAACGAAAGCATCGACGGCCAGATCCCGGCTGAATACGCCGGTCTCGAGCGTTTCGAAGCACGCAAGCAGATCGTGGCTGCGTTCGACGCCGCCGGCCTGCTGGTCAGCGTCGACGACCACAACCTGAAAGTGCCGAAAGGCGACCGCTCGGGCACCGTGATCGAGCCGTGGCTGACCGACCAGTGGTATGTGTCGACCAAACCGCTGGCCGAGCCTGCGATTGCTGCTGTTGAAGACGGCCGCATCCAGTTCGTGCCGAAACAATACGAAAACATGTACTTCTCGTGGATGCGTGACATCCAGGACTGGTGCATCAGCCGTCAGCTGTGGTGGGGCCACCGGATTCCGGCCTGGTACGACGAGTCGGGCAAGGTCTACGTCGGTCGCGACGAAGCTGAAGTGCGTGCCAAGCACAACCTCGGCCCGGACATCGCGCTGCAGCAAGATAACGACGTACTCGATACCTGGTTCAGTTCCGGCCTGTGGACCTTCTCCACCCTGGGCTGGCCTGAGCAGACCGAGTTCCTGAAGAAATTCCACTCCACCGACGTACTGGTGACGGGCTTCGACATCATTTTCTTCTGGGTTGCCCGGATGATCATGCTGACCATGCATCTGATCAAGAACGAGGACGGCACGCCGCAGGTTCCGTTCAAGACCGTGTACGTGCACGGTCTGGTGCGCGATGGCCAGGGCCAGAAGATGTCCAAGTCCAAGGGCAACGTCCTGGATCCGCTGGACATCATCGACGGTATCGAGCTGGAAGAGCTGGTGCAAAAACGCACCTCCGGCATGATGCAGCCGAAACTGGCGAAGAAGATCGAGAAGCAGACCCGCGACGAGTTCGCCGACGGCATCGCCAGCTACGGCACCGACGCCCTGCGCTTCACCTTCTGCTCGCTGGCCTCGACCGGTCGCGACATCAAGTTCGACATGGGCCGCGTCGAAGGCTATCGCAACTTCTGCAACAAGATCTGGAACGCTGCGCGTTACGTTCTGGACAAGGGCGAAGACTGCGGCCAGAACGGCGAAGCCTACGAGCTGTCGCTGGCGGATCGCTGGATCATCTCGCAACTGCAACGCACCGAAGCCGAAGTGACCCGTCAACTCGATCAGTTCCGTTTCGACCTCGCCGCGCAAGCGCTGTACGAGTTCATCTGGAACCAGTACTGCGACTGGTACCTGGAACTGTCCAAGCCTGTGCTGTGGGACGAGAACGCGCCGGTTGAACGTCAGCGCGGCACTCGCCGTACGCTGGTTCGCGTGCTGGAAGTGGCGCTGCGTCTGGCGCACCCGTTCATGCCGTTCATCACTGAAGAAATCTGGCAGCGCATCGCGCCGCTGGCCGGCATTCAGGGCAAGACGATCATGCTGCAAGCGTGGCCCGTGGCCAACGAAGAGCGCATCGATCCGGCCGCCGAAAACGACATCGAATGGCTCAAGGAACTGATGCTCGGCACGCGTAACATCCGTGGCGAAATGAACATCGGCCCGGGCAAACCACTGCCAATCTACCTGAAGAACGTCAGCGCTGAAGATCAGCGCCGCCTGACCGAGAACGAAGCGCTGCTGAAGAAGCTGGCACGTCTGGAATCGATCACCGTTCTGGCGGCTGGCGAAGAAGCACCGCTGTCCGCGACCGCGCTTGTTGGCGAGATGGAAGTGCTGGTGCCGATGGCCGGTCTGATCGACAAGGGTGCTGAACTGGCACGTCTGGACAAGGAAATCCTGCGCCTGCAGGGCGAAGTCCAGCGTGTGGGCGGCAAACTGTCCAACGCCGGTTTCGTTGACAAGGCCCCGGCTGAAGTCATCGAGAAAGAACGCGCCAAACTGGCCGAGGCTGAACAAGCCTTGGGCAAACTGGCCGAGCAGCACGCGCGGATTGCCAGCCTGTAA
- a CDS encoding DNA polymerase III subunit chi codes for MDTPKPQQKSAHLLDDLESIRQLLGDDNLQPPLLTDTVDDGEQEQIPMLFDSVGAEPAVVEPPPAPAPTAAPPAAPANKGPDALLHLDSELRAAAQLIMQDVIDDFAPHIETEIKRRLDARMERLLSQYE; via the coding sequence ATGGACACTCCGAAACCGCAGCAAAAGTCCGCGCATCTGCTGGACGATCTCGAATCGATCCGCCAGTTGCTCGGCGACGACAACCTGCAACCGCCACTGTTGACCGATACGGTCGATGACGGCGAACAGGAACAGATTCCGATGCTGTTCGATTCTGTCGGCGCCGAGCCGGCCGTTGTCGAACCACCTCCCGCGCCAGCCCCGACAGCCGCACCACCTGCGGCTCCTGCGAATAAAGGCCCGGACGCCCTGCTCCACCTGGACAGTGAACTGCGCGCCGCCGCGCAATTGATCATGCAAGACGTGATCGACGACTTCGCCCCGCACATCGAAACCGAAATCAAACGCCGCCTCGACGCGCGCATGGAACGGCTGCTCAGCCAATACGAATAA
- a CDS encoding DNA polymerase III subunit chi — MTKVDFYILPSADPSARLDFACKLTEKAWRMGHRIYLHCSDAAQRDDLDARLWAFKGETFVPHGPAESEPDSLIVLGLGDDCGQHQDLLVNLDLKVPAFASKFTRVAEVVVEDPTIRAAARESFRFYREQGYPLQDHRLQRL, encoded by the coding sequence ATGACCAAAGTCGACTTTTATATCCTGCCCAGCGCCGACCCTTCGGCTCGCCTGGACTTTGCCTGCAAACTCACCGAGAAAGCCTGGCGCATGGGTCACCGCATCTACCTGCACTGCAGCGACGCAGCTCAGCGCGACGATCTCGATGCGCGCCTGTGGGCATTCAAGGGCGAAACGTTCGTGCCTCACGGCCCGGCTGAAAGCGAACCGGACAGTTTGATTGTGCTGGGGCTGGGTGACGACTGCGGCCAGCATCAGGATTTGCTGGTCAATCTCGACCTGAAAGTCCCGGCCTTCGCCAGCAAATTCACCCGTGTGGCGGAAGTGGTAGTGGAAGATCCGACGATTCGAGCGGCTGCGCGGGAGAGTTTCCGTTTCTACCGCGAACAGGGCTATCCTCTGCAAGATCACCGTTTACAGCGACTCTGA
- a CDS encoding leucyl aminopeptidase, with product MELVVKSVSPETLKTATLVVAVGEGRKLGVAARQVDELSGGAISAVLKRGDLSGKVGQSLLLHSLPNLKAERVLLVGVGKDEELGDRPFRKIVAGILNTLKGLGGSDAVLALDEIIVKNRDSYGKTRLLAETLVDGEYTFDQFKSQKAEPRALKKITLLTIKAAQAEVQRAVNHATAIAHGMAFTRDLGNLPPNICHPTFLGEQAKNLGKEFKDLKVEVLDEKKIKSLGMGSFYAVGQGSAQPPRLIVMQYSGGKKSEKPYALVGKGITFDTGGISLKPGAGMDEMKYDMGGAASVFGTLRAVLELKLPINLVCILACAENMPSGNASRPGDIVTTMSGQTVEILNTDAEGRLVLCDALTYSERFKPQAVIDIATLTGACVVALGAHTSGLLGNNDELIGQLLSAGKAADDRAWQLPLFDEYQEQLDSPFADIANIGGPKAGTITAACFLSRFTKNLNWAHLDIAGTAWTSGGKDKGATGRPVPLLTQYLLDRAKA from the coding sequence ATGGAACTGGTTGTAAAAAGCGTTAGCCCAGAAACGTTGAAAACCGCCACCCTGGTGGTTGCCGTCGGTGAAGGCCGCAAACTCGGTGTCGCGGCCAGACAGGTCGACGAACTCAGCGGTGGCGCGATCAGCGCCGTTCTCAAGCGTGGCGATCTGTCCGGCAAAGTCGGTCAGAGCCTGCTGTTGCACAGCCTGCCGAACCTGAAAGCCGAGCGCGTGCTGCTGGTCGGCGTGGGCAAGGATGAAGAACTGGGCGACCGCCCGTTCCGCAAAATCGTTGCCGGCATCCTCAACACCCTGAAGGGCCTGGGCGGCAGCGACGCCGTACTGGCGCTGGATGAAATTATTGTTAAAAACCGCGACAGCTACGGTAAAACCCGTCTGCTGGCGGAAACCCTGGTGGACGGCGAATACACCTTCGACCAGTTCAAGAGCCAGAAGGCCGAACCGCGCGCCCTGAAGAAAATCACCCTGCTGACCATCAAGGCCGCCCAGGCCGAAGTGCAACGCGCCGTGAACCACGCCACCGCGATCGCGCACGGCATGGCCTTCACCCGCGATCTGGGCAATCTGCCGCCGAACATCTGCCACCCGACTTTCCTCGGCGAACAAGCGAAGAACCTCGGCAAAGAATTCAAGGATCTGAAAGTCGAAGTCCTTGACGAGAAGAAGATCAAATCCCTGGGCATGGGCTCGTTCTACGCCGTTGGCCAGGGCAGCGCCCAGCCACCGCGCCTGATCGTCATGCAATACAGCGGCGGCAAGAAATCCGAGAAGCCGTACGCACTGGTCGGCAAAGGCATCACCTTCGACACTGGCGGCATCAGCCTGAAACCGGGCGCCGGCATGGACGAAATGAAGTACGACATGGGCGGCGCTGCCTCCGTGTTCGGCACCCTGCGCGCCGTGCTTGAGCTGAAGCTGCCGATCAACCTGGTGTGCATCCTCGCCTGCGCCGAAAACATGCCGAGCGGCAACGCTTCGCGCCCGGGCGACATCGTCACCACCATGAGCGGCCAGACTGTGGAAATCCTCAACACCGACGCCGAAGGCCGTCTGGTGCTGTGCGACGCGCTGACCTACTCCGAGCGCTTCAAGCCGCAAGCAGTGATCGACATTGCCACCCTGACCGGCGCTTGCGTCGTTGCCTTGGGCGCCCACACTTCGGGTCTGCTGGGCAACAACGACGAACTGATCGGCCAACTGCTCAGCGCCGGTAAAGCCGCTGACGACCGCGCCTGGCAGTTGCCATTGTTCGACGAGTACCAAGAACAACTGGACAGCCCGTTCGCCGACATCGCCAACATTGGCGGCCCGAAAGCCGGCACGATCACCGCCGCGTGCTTCCTGTCGCGCTTCACCAAAAACCTCAACTGGGCGCACCTGGACATCGCGGGCACCGCATGGACCAGCGGCGGCAAGGACAAGGGCGCCACTGGTCGTCCAGTACCCCTGCTGACCCAGTACCTGCTCGATCGCGCCAAAGCCTGA
- the lptF gene encoding LPS export ABC transporter permease LptF: protein MIVFRYLSREVLLTLSAVSAVLLVIIMSGRFIKYLAQAAAGQLDPGSLFLIMGFRLPGFLQLILPLGLFLGILLAYGRLYLESEMTVLSATGMSQQKLFRMTLFPATLVALVVAWLSLGLAPQGANQFQLLLNKQDALTEFDTLEPGRFQALRDGTRVTYTETLSDDRVNLGSVFISQKNLGADQKDRGISVLVAEKGRQEMRPDGNRYLILDNGYRYDGSPGQADYRAIHYETYGVLLPKPDVSEEVTDRDAMPTSALLGSDDIRSKTELQWRLSLPLLVFIVTLMAVPLSRVNPRQGRFLKLLPAILLYMAYLTILIAARGALEKGKIPPALGLWWVHAIFLFIGLGLLYWEPLRLKMASRRAAALEVARG from the coding sequence TTGATCGTCTTCCGTTATCTGTCCCGCGAAGTCCTGTTGACCCTCAGTGCCGTGAGTGCCGTGCTGCTGGTCATCATCATGAGCGGTCGCTTCATCAAATACCTCGCTCAGGCCGCTGCCGGTCAGCTCGATCCGGGCTCCCTGTTCCTGATCATGGGGTTCCGTCTGCCGGGGTTCCTGCAACTGATTCTGCCGCTGGGCCTGTTCCTCGGGATCCTGCTGGCCTACGGTCGTCTGTATCTCGAAAGCGAGATGACCGTGCTCTCGGCCACCGGCATGAGCCAGCAGAAACTGTTTCGCATGACCCTGTTTCCGGCGACGCTGGTCGCGCTGGTGGTGGCATGGCTGAGCCTCGGGCTGGCCCCGCAAGGCGCCAACCAGTTCCAGTTGCTGCTCAACAAGCAGGACGCCCTGACCGAATTCGACACTCTCGAGCCAGGTCGATTCCAGGCTTTGCGTGACGGCACTCGGGTGACGTACACCGAAACGTTGAGCGACGATCGCGTCAATCTGGGCAGTGTATTCATTTCGCAGAAAAACCTCGGCGCCGATCAAAAGGATCGCGGGATTTCCGTACTGGTGGCCGAAAAGGGCCGTCAGGAAATGCGCCCCGACGGCAATCGCTACCTGATCCTTGATAACGGTTACCGCTACGACGGCAGCCCGGGTCAGGCCGATTACCGCGCCATTCATTACGAAACCTACGGGGTGCTGTTGCCCAAGCCGGATGTCAGCGAAGAAGTCACCGACCGTGACGCCATGCCGACCTCGGCACTGCTGGGCAGTGATGACATCCGCTCCAAAACCGAACTGCAATGGCGTTTGTCCCTGCCGCTGCTGGTGTTTATCGTGACCTTGATGGCGGTGCCGCTGTCGCGAGTCAATCCGCGCCAAGGGCGTTTCCTCAAGCTGCTGCCGGCGATTCTTCTTTATATGGCTTACCTGACCATCCTGATTGCCGCCCGCGGCGCCCTTGAAAAAGGCAAGATCCCGCCGGCCCTCGGCTTATGGTGGGTGCATGCGATCTTCCTGTTCATCGGTCTCGGCCTGCTCTATTGGGAGCCGCTGCGCCTGAAGATGGCCAGCCGTCGCGCTGCTGCACTGGAGGTGGCCCGTGGTTAA
- the lptG gene encoding LPS export ABC transporter permease LptG — protein MVKLDRYIGSSVFMAIIAVLAIILGLATLFAFIDEMGDVSDTYTLVDVLSFVLLTAPRRLYEMLPMAALIGCLIGLGSLASSSELTVMRAAGVSIGRIVWAVMKPMLVLMLAGVLIGEYVAPATESMAQANRSLAQGSGDAQSAKHGMWHRQGEEFIHINAVQPNGLLYGVTRYHFDKERHLMSSSFAKKAEFDGSKWQLTDVATTKFHERSTEVVNTPSEEWDVALSPQLLSTVVMAPESLSISGLWGYIHYLSEQGLSNGRYWLAFWVKVLQPLVTAALVLMAISFIFGPLRSVTLGQRVFTGVLVGFTFRIVQDLLGPSSLVFGFSPLFAVLVPAGVCALAGVWLLRRAG, from the coding sequence GTGGTTAAACTCGACCGCTACATCGGCAGCAGCGTGTTCATGGCGATCATTGCCGTGCTGGCAATCATTCTCGGTCTGGCAACACTGTTCGCGTTCATCGATGAAATGGGCGACGTCAGCGACACCTACACCCTCGTAGATGTCCTCAGTTTCGTGCTGCTGACCGCGCCGCGCCGTCTCTACGAGATGCTGCCGATGGCCGCATTGATCGGTTGCCTGATCGGCCTTGGCAGTCTGGCCAGCAGCAGTGAACTGACGGTTATGCGCGCCGCTGGCGTATCCATCGGCCGTATTGTCTGGGCTGTCATGAAGCCAATGCTGGTGCTGATGCTGGCCGGTGTGCTGATCGGCGAGTACGTTGCTCCGGCAACCGAAAGCATGGCGCAGGCCAACCGCTCGCTGGCGCAGGGCAGCGGCGACGCGCAAAGCGCCAAGCATGGTATGTGGCACCGCCAGGGTGAGGAATTCATACATATCAACGCTGTGCAACCCAACGGCCTGCTGTATGGCGTGACTCGCTATCACTTTGATAAAGAGCGCCATCTGATGAGTTCGAGCTTTGCCAAGAAGGCTGAGTTCGACGGCAGCAAATGGCAGCTAACCGACGTTGCCACCACCAAGTTTCATGAGCGCAGCACTGAAGTCGTCAATACCCCGAGCGAGGAGTGGGACGTGGCGTTGAGCCCGCAACTGCTCAGCACCGTGGTCATGGCCCCGGAATCGCTGTCGATCAGTGGTCTGTGGGGTTACATCCACTATCTGTCCGAGCAAGGCTTGAGCAACGGTCGCTACTGGCTGGCATTTTGGGTCAAGGTGTTGCAGCCGCTGGTCACTGCCGCTCTGGTGCTGATGGCGATTTCCTTTATCTTCGGCCCGCTGCGTTCGGTGACTCTTGGTCAGCGTGTGTTCACCGGCGTGTTGGTGGGCTTCACCTTCCGTATCGTCCAGGATTTGCTCGGTCCATCGAGCCTGGTGTTCGGTTTCTCGCCGCTGTTCGCGGTGCTGGTGCCGGCCGGTGTCTGTGCGCTGGCGGGCGTTTGGTTGCTGCGACGAGCCGGTTGA